Part of the Mycolicibacterium mageritense genome is shown below.
CGAGGCGCACCTGCAGGCCCGCGAGGTCGACCCCGAACCCGTCGAGTTCAAGCCGCGCCGCCCGCAGTACCCGAGCGCGCTGCGCGACTATCGCCCCAGCGGCACCGGCGCCGAGCGGATGAGCCCGGACCCGCTCGATCTCGATGACGACGACGATTCACCGGTCGCCGAAGCCACCGACACCGATACCGACAATTCGGACGATCGTCCGTACGGAGGCTCGATCGGCCCGCTGTTCGGTGGCCAGTCCGTCGCCGACGACGTGGCCCGCCGCGGCGGACGCCCCGGTCCCGAGGACATCGACCTCGGTGACGACGACGATCTCGCCGACGAGGACGCGCGGGTTGGATCCGACGACGAGACCGACCTCGACGACGAGCGGCACGCCGAGGAGTCCGGATCCCCGCTCGTGCGCGGTGCCTGGGTGGTCGCGCAATGCGTCATCGCGGTGGCCTTCGGCGCGGGCCTGTTCCTGGCGTTCGACCAGCTGTGGAAGTGGAACATGATCGTGGCGCTGGTGTTGGGTGTCCTGGTCATCCTGGGCCTGGCCGGTGGCGTGCGCGTGGTGCGCAAGACCGAGGACATCGGCAGCACGTTGACGGCGGTTGCGGTCGGGGCGTTGGTCACGTTCGGGCCACTGGCGCTGCAAGCCGGTTAGTACGCCGGTACACAATTAACCTGTGCGTCCAGCCATCAAGGTCGGCCTGTCCACGGCTTCGGTGTACCCGTTACGCACCGAGGCGGCGTTCGAATACGCGGCCCGGCTGGGATACGACGGCGTCGAGCTCATGGTGTGGGCCGAATCGGTCAGCCAGGACATCGAAGCTGTGGCGCGCCTGTCCGAGCGCTACGGCATGCCCGTGTTGTCGGTGCACGCGCCGTGCCTGTTGATCTCGCAGCGCGTGTGGGGCGCCAACCCGATTCCGAAGCTCGAGCGCAGTGTGCGCGCGGCCGAGCAGTTGGGCGCACAGACCGTCGTGGTGCACCCGCCGTTCCGGTGGCAGCGGCGCTATGCCGACGGATTCACCGACCAGGTCGCCGAACTCGAGGCGAACAGTGACGTGCTGGTCGCCGTGGAGAACATGTTCCCGTTCCGCGCCGACCGGTTCTTCGGCGCCGGGCAGACCTCGATCCAGCGCATGCGCAAGCGGGGCGGCAGTCCCGGGCGCGGCATCTCGGCGTTCGCGCCCTCGTACGACCCGTTGGACGGCAACCACGCGCACTACACGCTCGATCTGAGCCACACCGCCACGGCGGGCACCGATGCCGTGGAGATGGCGCGCCGCATGGGCGACGGCCTTGCGCACCTGCACCTGTGCGACGGCAAGGGCGCGTCCACCGACGAACATCTGGTGCCGGGGCGCGGCACGCAACCGACCGTCGAGGTGTGCCAGATGCTGGCGGCAGGCAACTTCTCCGGGCACGTGGTGCTTGAGGTCACCACGTCGGCGGCGCGCACCGCGGCCGAGCGCGAGGCCCTGCTGACCGAGTCGTTGCAGTTCGCCCGCAAGCATTTGTTGCGCTGAGACCCGAAAAGGAACCACATGCCCGGCTCGACCCTGTTCACCGATGCCATGGCGCTGACCGCGGCGGGCGCCGGCGTCTACGACGGCGAGCTCAACGAGCACTGGACGATCGGCCCCAAGGTGCACGGCGGAGCCATGCTCGCGCTGTGCGCCAACGCCGCCAGGACCGAGTTCGGCGGCATCGCCGAGCCCGTCGCGGTGTCGGGGAATTTCCTCTGGGCACCCGATCCAGGGCCCATGCGGCTCGTGACCACGGTGCGCAAGCGCGGCCGCCGGATCGGCCTGGTGGACGTCGAGCTGGTCCAGGGCGAGCGGTGTGCTGTCCGGGCGTCCATCACGCTCGGTGAGCCCGAGCACCATGTGCCGCCGCTGCTGTCGTTCAACCCGGTCGTGCCTTTGATGACACCCGAGCCGCCGCCGGGTCTGGAACCGATCGGGCCGGGGCATCCGATGGAGCACATCGTGCACCTGGCGCACGGCTGCGACATCCGGCCCGCGCTGCACACGCTCGGACCCCGCACCGACGGCGGTCCGCCGGTTTTCGAGTATTGGGTCCGGCCCAAGGGCGTGGCGCCCGACGTCCTGTTCGCGCTCCTGTGCGGCGACGTGTCGGCTCCGGTGACATTCGCCGTCGAGCGTGCGGGTTGGGCGCCCACGGTCCAGCTGACGGCGTTTCTGCGGGCGCTGCCTGCCGATGGGTGGCTGCGCGTCATGTGCACCGCGGTCCAGATCGGCCAGGACTGGTTCGACGAAGACCATGTCGTGGTGGACTGCGAGGGCCGCATCGTCGTGCAGTCCCGGCAACTGGCGATGGTGCCCGCGGCGGGTTCGTAACCCTCGGACGTGCGATGCTGTGGCGCATGTCGAGAATCGCGATCATCGGCGGCGGCGCCATGGGAGAAGCACTGCTGTCCGGGCTGTTACGGGCGGGCAGGCAGGTCAAGGACATGGTGGTCGCCGAGAAGTATCCCGACCGGGCCAAGTACCTCTCGGAGAAGTACTCGGTGTTCGTCACCTCGGTCTCCGATGCCGTCGAGAACGCCGCCTATGTGATCGTCGCGGTCAAGCCCACCGACGTGGAGGGCGTCGTCGACGAGGTGGCCGAGGCCGCCACGCACGCCGAGACCGACACCGCCGAACAGGTCTTCGTGACCATCGCGGCCGGGGTCAGCACGGCTTACTACGAGGCCAAGCTCCCTGCCGGGGCGCCCGTGATCCGGGTCATGCCGAACGCGCCGATCGTGGTCGGCGGTGGCGTCAGCGCGCTGGCCCCGGGCCGGTTCGCGACGCCCGAGCAGCTCAAGGAGGTCTCGGCGATCTTCGACTCGGTCGGCGGGGTGCTCACGGTCGCCGAGTCGCAGCTGGACGCGGTTACGGCGGTGTCGGGATCGGGCCCGGCGTACTTCTTCCTGATGGTCGAGGCTCTGGTCGACGCAGGCGTGGCGTCGGGGCTCTCGCGGGCCGTCGCGACCGATCTGGTGGTCCAGACCATGGCCGGCTCGGCGGCGATGTTGCTGGAGCGGCTCGACCAGGTGGACGCCGCCGGCGGGGCCGCGATGGACACCACGGCCGCACAGTTGCGCGCGACGGTGACCTCTCCGGCCGGCACGACCGCCGCTGGGCTGCGGGAACTCGAGCGAGGGGGACTGCGGTCCGCGGTCGCAAACGCCGTGGAAGCCGCGAAAACGCGCTCTGAGCAGCTAGGAATTACATCAGAGTAATTAGATTATCTGCGATGGATTAGCCCACACCCGTCGCATTAACCC
Proteins encoded:
- a CDS encoding sugar phosphate isomerase/epimerase family protein; the encoded protein is MRPAIKVGLSTASVYPLRTEAAFEYAARLGYDGVELMVWAESVSQDIEAVARLSERYGMPVLSVHAPCLLISQRVWGANPIPKLERSVRAAEQLGAQTVVVHPPFRWQRRYADGFTDQVAELEANSDVLVAVENMFPFRADRFFGAGQTSIQRMRKRGGSPGRGISAFAPSYDPLDGNHAHYTLDLSHTATAGTDAVEMARRMGDGLAHLHLCDGKGASTDEHLVPGRGTQPTVEVCQMLAAGNFSGHVVLEVTTSAARTAAEREALLTESLQFARKHLLR
- a CDS encoding thioesterase family protein; protein product: MPGSTLFTDAMALTAAGAGVYDGELNEHWTIGPKVHGGAMLALCANAARTEFGGIAEPVAVSGNFLWAPDPGPMRLVTTVRKRGRRIGLVDVELVQGERCAVRASITLGEPEHHVPPLLSFNPVVPLMTPEPPPGLEPIGPGHPMEHIVHLAHGCDIRPALHTLGPRTDGGPPVFEYWVRPKGVAPDVLFALLCGDVSAPVTFAVERAGWAPTVQLTAFLRALPADGWLRVMCTAVQIGQDWFDEDHVVVDCEGRIVVQSRQLAMVPAAGS
- the proC gene encoding pyrroline-5-carboxylate reductase; translated protein: MSRIAIIGGGAMGEALLSGLLRAGRQVKDMVVAEKYPDRAKYLSEKYSVFVTSVSDAVENAAYVIVAVKPTDVEGVVDEVAEAATHAETDTAEQVFVTIAAGVSTAYYEAKLPAGAPVIRVMPNAPIVVGGGVSALAPGRFATPEQLKEVSAIFDSVGGVLTVAESQLDAVTAVSGSGPAYFFLMVEALVDAGVASGLSRAVATDLVVQTMAGSAAMLLERLDQVDAAGGAAMDTTAAQLRATVTSPAGTTAAGLRELERGGLRSAVANAVEAAKTRSEQLGITSE